The DNA sequence TGCCCGTCGTTGAAGCTCATTGCAGGTTTAAATCATCACTGTTTTATGAGGACGAAATTATAATCGAGACGACAATTAGCAAGCTCTCGAAAGTCAGCGTAACATTTTCATGCAAAATCTTTCACGCAGACACAAATAAACTCGCCGCAGAAGGTTACACAAAACACGCTTTTACTTCCAAAGACGGGAAATTATTGCGCGACGGTAACGCATTAGAGTCTTGGCTGAATGAATTAATGAGCAAATAAATAAATCCCTCCGGCCAATCACGACCAGAGGGAAAAAATTTTTGATAGTTATCTCACAGGTTCTAAGAGTCCGTAACCGCTGCTCTTGCGTTTGTAGACAACGTTAATTTCTCCTGTCTCTGCATTCTGGAACATAAAGAAAGCGTGCCCGACTAATTCCATTTGCATAATTGCTTCGGCTGTGTCCATCGGGTGAATCTGGACTTTCTTGACTTTGTCGATTGCAGGCGTGTTAGTGTCCGGCTCTGAGGGTTCATCAACGCTGAAGGAGAAATCTTCACCCGCTCCAAGCTGTGCCCTGTCCTTGAGGTAAGAATTATATTTCTTGATTCTGCGCTCAAGATTCTTTAATGACTGGTCAAATGCTTTTCTCGGTTCCTGTGCGTCCTCTTCTGCGCGTAAGATTACCCCGTTTGCATTTGCTGTTGTCTCGACGTTGAAACTGCCTTTGTGATGAGTTACGACGATTTGACAATTTAAAATTTTCCTGAAGAATTTTTCCATGCGTGAAATTTTCTT is a window from the Synergistaceae bacterium genome containing:
- a CDS encoding acyl-CoA thioesterase, which translates into the protein MGVAYHANYFNWFEMGRSDLCRANGKSFALWEAEGVLLPVVEAHCRFKSSLFYEDEIIIETTISKLSKVSVTFSCKIFHADTNKLAAEGYTKHAFTSKDGKLLRDGNALESWLNELMSK
- the raiA gene encoding ribosome-associated translation inhibitor RaiA gives rise to the protein MEIRFVQRGAEIDEKLRDYMEKKISRMEKFFRKILNCQIVVTHHKGSFNVETTANANGVILRAEEDAQEPRKAFDQSLKNLERRIKKYNSYLKDRAQLGAGEDFSFSVDEPSEPDTNTPAIDKVKKVQIHPMDTAEAIMQMELVGHAFFMFQNAETGEINVVYKRKSSGYGLLEPVR